One genomic segment of Trichococcus shcherbakoviae includes these proteins:
- the prfA gene encoding peptide chain release factor 1 — protein sequence MYDQLDAFIIRYEELSELLSDPEVQADTKRFLGLTKEEAGLREKVATFNRYKEVEGEISDTEEMLSEKLDDEMAAMAKEELNDLKKEKTELEERIKVLLLPTDPNDDKNIIMEIRGAAGGDEAALFAGKLFTMYSKFAESHGWRVEVMDANITGIGGYKEIILMISGNGAYSKLKYESGAHRVQRVPETESQGRVHTSTATVVVLPEAEDVELNIEDKDIRTDIYHASGAGGQHVNKTASAVRLTHLPTGIAVAMQDERSQIKNREKAMKILRTRVYDKISSDAQSEYDATRKSAIGTGDRSERIRTYNFPQNRVTDHRIGLTLQKLDTILSGKLDEVIDALIMADQTQKLESLNNGSI from the coding sequence ATGTATGATCAATTAGATGCATTCATTATCCGTTATGAAGAGCTTTCCGAATTGTTGAGCGATCCGGAAGTCCAGGCTGACACAAAACGGTTCTTGGGATTGACCAAAGAAGAAGCAGGGCTGCGCGAGAAAGTCGCGACCTTCAATCGCTATAAAGAGGTGGAAGGAGAAATATCCGACACAGAAGAAATGTTGTCAGAAAAGTTGGATGACGAAATGGCTGCTATGGCCAAAGAGGAATTGAACGACTTAAAGAAAGAGAAGACCGAGCTTGAAGAGCGCATCAAAGTTTTGTTGCTCCCTACAGATCCGAATGATGACAAAAATATCATCATGGAAATCCGTGGGGCTGCCGGCGGAGATGAGGCTGCTTTGTTCGCTGGGAAGCTGTTCACAATGTACAGCAAATTCGCTGAAAGCCATGGCTGGCGCGTTGAGGTCATGGATGCGAACATTACCGGCATCGGCGGTTACAAAGAGATCATCCTGATGATCAGCGGAAACGGTGCCTATTCCAAACTGAAATACGAGAGCGGGGCACACCGTGTTCAACGTGTCCCGGAAACAGAATCTCAAGGACGTGTGCATACCTCCACTGCCACCGTTGTCGTCTTGCCGGAAGCGGAAGATGTCGAATTGAACATCGAAGACAAAGACATCCGCACCGATATCTACCATGCCAGCGGAGCCGGCGGACAACACGTCAACAAGACTGCATCCGCGGTCCGTTTGACTCACTTGCCGACCGGAATCGCCGTTGCCATGCAGGATGAGCGATCCCAAATCAAAAACCGCGAGAAAGCGATGAAAATTTTGCGCACGCGTGTCTACGACAAAATTTCTTCAGATGCACAATCAGAATACGATGCGACGCGTAAATCCGCAATCGGTACAGGCGATCGTTCCGAACGGATCCGCACCTACAATTTCCCGCAAAACCGTGTCACGGATCACCGTATCGGCTTGACCTTGCAAAAGTTGGATACGATTTTGAGCGGAAAATTGGATGAAGTCATCGATGCGTTGATCATGGCAGATCAAACGCAAAAATTGGAGTCCTTAAACAATGGGTCAATCTAA
- a CDS encoding thymidine kinase: protein MAQLFFKYGAMNSGKSIEILKVAYNYEEQNKSVMIFTSAIDDRDGVGYVSSRIGLKREATPIADDTDVFLEVSKNPKKPACILIDESQFLSKAHVIQLARIVDELGIPVMAFGLKNDFQNELFEGSKYLLLYADKIEEIKTICWYCHKKAIMNMRVVDGKPVYAGEQIQIGGNESYLPVCRNHYHHPPLA, encoded by the coding sequence ATGGCACAGTTATTTTTTAAATATGGGGCGATGAACAGCGGGAAATCGATTGAGATCCTGAAGGTTGCCTACAATTATGAAGAGCAGAACAAATCAGTGATGATCTTTACGAGCGCGATCGATGACCGCGATGGCGTAGGCTATGTTTCTAGCCGGATCGGTTTGAAGCGCGAGGCCACTCCGATTGCGGATGATACGGATGTGTTTTTGGAAGTCAGCAAAAATCCAAAAAAGCCAGCCTGCATTTTGATTGATGAATCCCAATTCCTATCCAAAGCGCATGTCATCCAATTAGCGCGCATCGTGGATGAATTGGGAATCCCGGTGATGGCGTTCGGATTGAAAAATGATTTCCAGAACGAATTGTTCGAAGGCTCCAAATATCTGTTGCTCTACGCGGATAAGATAGAAGAAATCAAAACTATCTGCTGGTACTGTCATAAAAAAGCGATCATGAACATGCGTGTCGTGGATGGAAAACCAGTATATGCCGGCGAACAGATCCAGATCGGCGGAAACGAATCCTATCTTCCCGTCTGCCGTAACCACTATCACCATCCGCCCTTGGCCTAG
- a CDS encoding Mur ligase family protein yields the protein MTIRGSLAINIGKIAQWGLQTFTKGGTSLPGKLAVKLDPDVLQHLSENFDVVIITGTNGKTLTTSLTYHVLQQKYPHILTNPTGANMEQGIISSFLEGYSRKVKKERAFAVLEVDEASLVKVTKFIKPKVIVNTNVFRDQMDRFGEIYTIYQKMVDGAALAPDAVILANGDSPIFNSKELVNKQIYFGFNHEPDGDTLAHYNTDGVLCPKCQHILRYKFNTYSNLGKYYCPHCDFKRPELAYAVTKVDKLTHKSSSFEIDGHPFHTNVAGLYNVYNALAAYSVGKHFDLTPEEIQAGFSAAQQKFGRQETITVDDKEIILNLIKNPVGLNQVIDLLHYEDEPFSVVSILNDRPADGTDVSWIWDGNYEKFLDFDIPKVTVSGIRQKELTLRMKVAGIPEEKLEVLPEITDVIKAFKTAPTKKIYVMATYTAVLQLRKELANQGYIAERMK from the coding sequence TTGACTATCCGCGGTTCACTAGCAATCAATATCGGGAAAATCGCCCAGTGGGGTCTTCAGACATTCACAAAAGGCGGAACCAGCCTGCCAGGTAAACTGGCCGTCAAATTGGATCCCGACGTTTTGCAACACCTTTCTGAAAATTTTGATGTCGTCATCATCACCGGCACGAACGGTAAGACGCTGACGACATCTTTGACTTATCACGTCCTGCAGCAAAAATACCCACATATCCTGACGAATCCGACAGGCGCCAACATGGAGCAAGGCATCATCTCCTCGTTCCTGGAAGGCTATTCGCGAAAAGTAAAAAAGGAAAGAGCCTTTGCTGTTCTGGAGGTCGATGAAGCCAGCCTGGTTAAGGTTACAAAGTTCATCAAACCGAAAGTCATCGTCAACACGAATGTTTTCCGTGATCAGATGGACCGGTTCGGTGAAATCTACACGATCTACCAAAAAATGGTCGATGGCGCTGCGCTCGCACCGGATGCCGTCATCTTGGCGAATGGGGACAGCCCGATTTTCAACTCCAAAGAGTTGGTCAACAAGCAGATCTACTTCGGCTTCAACCATGAACCGGATGGCGATACCCTTGCGCATTACAACACGGACGGCGTGCTTTGTCCGAAATGCCAGCACATTTTGCGCTATAAATTTAATACCTACAGCAACCTCGGGAAATACTACTGCCCACATTGCGATTTCAAACGTCCAGAGCTGGCTTATGCTGTCACCAAAGTGGACAAATTGACGCACAAGAGTTCTTCATTTGAAATCGATGGCCATCCGTTCCACACGAATGTCGCCGGTCTCTATAACGTCTACAACGCCTTGGCTGCCTATTCAGTCGGTAAACACTTTGATTTGACTCCGGAAGAGATCCAGGCAGGTTTCTCGGCTGCCCAGCAAAAATTTGGCCGTCAGGAAACGATCACAGTCGACGACAAGGAAATAATCCTGAACCTGATCAAAAATCCGGTCGGCCTGAATCAGGTCATCGACCTCCTCCATTACGAAGACGAGCCATTCAGCGTCGTGTCGATCCTTAATGACCGCCCGGCAGACGGAACCGATGTCAGTTGGATTTGGGACGGAAATTACGAGAAGTTTTTGGATTTTGACATCCCTAAAGTAACCGTCAGCGGCATCCGCCAAAAAGAGTTGACCTTACGGATGAAAGTTGCCGGTATACCTGAAGAAAAACTGGAAGTTTTACCCGAAATCACCGATGTCATCAAAGCTTTCAAAACGGCTCCGACGAAAAAAATCTATGTGATGGCAACTTACACCGCTGTGCTGCAACTCCGTAAAGAGCTGGCGAACCAAGGCTATATAGCGGAAAGGATGAAATAA
- a CDS encoding type 1 glutamine amidotransferase, with the protein MRLRICHLYGNLLNTYGDNGNLLMLQYCAREKGIDFETEIISLDQPFDPEKYDLVFFGGGQDYEQFIVSKDIQAKAEGIKEYIENDGVVLAICGGYQLLGHYYMDASGNKIPGISALDHYTLSQDNNRFIGDITIRSEEFNETYEGFENHNGRTFLGENMRPLGKVEKGMGNNGEDKTEGARYKNVFCSYFHGPLLVRNIHLANRIVDMAIAQHNKKIEK; encoded by the coding sequence ATGCGACTACGTATTTGCCACTTGTACGGCAACCTGCTGAACACTTACGGCGACAACGGGAATCTGTTGATGCTCCAATACTGTGCCCGTGAAAAAGGCATCGATTTCGAAACGGAGATCATCAGTTTGGACCAACCGTTTGATCCCGAAAAATATGACCTCGTCTTTTTCGGAGGGGGCCAGGATTACGAACAGTTCATCGTCTCAAAAGACATTCAGGCTAAAGCAGAAGGAATCAAGGAATACATCGAAAATGACGGCGTTGTATTGGCCATCTGTGGCGGCTACCAATTGTTGGGGCATTATTATATGGATGCATCCGGCAATAAGATCCCAGGCATCAGCGCCTTGGATCACTATACATTGAGCCAGGACAACAACCGGTTCATCGGTGACATCACGATCCGCAGTGAGGAATTCAATGAGACCTATGAGGGTTTCGAAAACCATAACGGACGGACCTTCCTTGGCGAAAACATGCGTCCGCTCGGAAAAGTCGAAAAAGGCATGGGCAACAACGGCGAAGATAAGACCGAAGGCGCACGCTACAAAAATGTCTTCTGTTCCTATTTCCACGGGCCGCTGTTGGTCCGCAACATCCACTTGGCAAACCGCATCGTCGATATGGCCATTGCCCAACACAACAAAAAGATCGAAAAATAA
- a CDS encoding DUF5808 domain-containing protein produces the protein MLIFSWFMVILFLIIGVVNGITPYYSRLSTPFGVTVPTSHQKDPYVLKLKKTYLYQNIFGSILLAAPIFFFLRWDDQEKVEMFSSIYVTVAMFVFIFLSFLLYLQKRKQLRSWKTANNIKIETKKAKIVIDTGYQKDLKVVPHSVFVSAQLFILLVTVAVTLYFYDLIPERFPVHWNSSNEPDRIVDKTYVNVFMLPEIQLLMVPMMFFSHYSFIKSKQKISPYLSDLSSKQSKLFRQAWSYYFLVVTVLTQLLLSGIHFFSLFFAERGADWILGMTIPFVVIIVGYSVYLTWKYGQGGEKLFLNEAGELPDEVTEADEERYWKWGVWYYNPEDPSIFVEKRFGIGSTLNMARWQSWAFVAGLLAFVVLTIVLSFAME, from the coding sequence ATGCTGATATTTAGTTGGTTCATGGTGATACTATTTTTGATTATTGGGGTCGTCAACGGCATTACGCCATATTACAGCCGGTTAAGTACACCGTTTGGAGTGACGGTTCCGACATCGCATCAAAAGGACCCTTATGTTTTGAAGCTTAAAAAGACCTATCTTTATCAAAATATATTCGGGAGTATACTGCTCGCTGCTCCAATCTTTTTCTTTCTTCGCTGGGATGATCAGGAGAAAGTGGAGATGTTCTCCAGCATCTATGTGACGGTTGCGATGTTCGTTTTCATCTTCCTGTCCTTCCTTCTCTATCTGCAGAAACGGAAGCAGCTCCGCAGTTGGAAAACAGCAAACAACATCAAAATCGAAACGAAAAAAGCCAAAATCGTCATCGACACCGGCTATCAGAAAGATCTGAAGGTGGTCCCCCATTCGGTCTTTGTTTCGGCGCAACTGTTCATCCTGTTGGTGACTGTAGCGGTAACGCTCTATTTCTACGACCTGATTCCCGAGCGGTTCCCAGTTCACTGGAACAGCTCGAATGAACCGGATCGGATCGTCGATAAAACCTACGTGAACGTATTCATGCTGCCGGAGATACAATTGTTGATGGTTCCGATGATGTTTTTCAGCCACTATTCCTTCATCAAATCGAAACAGAAGATTTCGCCCTATCTGTCAGACCTCTCCAGCAAGCAGAGCAAATTGTTCCGTCAGGCTTGGTCCTATTACTTCCTCGTCGTGACGGTGCTGACGCAGCTCTTGTTGAGCGGCATCCATTTCTTTTCCTTGTTCTTCGCAGAAAGAGGGGCCGATTGGATCCTCGGCATGACGATTCCGTTCGTGGTCATCATAGTTGGGTACAGCGTCTATCTGACCTGGAAATACGGCCAAGGCGGCGAAAAGCTGTTCCTGAACGAAGCTGGTGAACTGCCTGATGAAGTGACGGAAGCGGATGAAGAGCGCTACTGGAAATGGGGAGTATGGTATTACAATCCGGAAGATCCTTCGATATTTGTCGAAAAACGCTTTGGCATCGGCAGTACGCTGAATATGGCCAGATGGCAATCATGGGCTTTCGTCGCCGGTCTGTTGGCCTTTGTAGTGCTGACGATCGTACTTTCATTCGCGATGGAATAG
- a CDS encoding GntR family transcriptional regulator produces MFIEILPNSDTPIYTQLMYQIKIGILKREWSFGDGLPSVRSLASELGINMHTVNKAYNLLADEGVLEKNQKGYFVSERVAMASNERTKAAIQDKLKEILIDKQIFEVNEETFNGWLNEIKKELEGEEKADADI; encoded by the coding sequence ATGTTCATCGAAATTCTTCCGAACAGCGATACGCCGATCTATACGCAATTGATGTACCAAATCAAAATTGGGATCCTCAAACGGGAATGGTCATTTGGTGATGGATTGCCGAGCGTCCGTAGCCTGGCAAGCGAACTGGGCATCAACATGCATACCGTGAACAAAGCTTACAATCTGTTGGCGGACGAAGGCGTCCTGGAAAAAAACCAGAAGGGCTATTTCGTCAGCGAGCGCGTAGCGATGGCGTCAAACGAACGTACGAAAGCGGCGATTCAGGATAAGCTCAAGGAAATCCTGATCGACAAACAGATTTTTGAGGTCAATGAAGAAACGTTCAACGGCTGGTTGAACGAAATCAAGAAAGAGCTGGAAGGCGAGGAAAAAGCAGATGCTGATATTTAG
- a CDS encoding RDD family protein, whose translation MMEEQTTTHEARLEEIRKKKVAWEDAERLSDQQERPFNRYPDYVFAGFWIRFFAYLVDLLVIQALVGILIKPIFALGGVSMQGNDPLTLYGFIQLLLFVGYFILMTKYTNGQTLGKMIFGIRVVCFKEEKLSWQTILIREGVGRYIGKIVAVIYLVAAFQNKKQHPIDMLCDTSVVTENSIRALQESY comes from the coding sequence ATGATGGAAGAGCAAACCACTACGCATGAAGCACGCTTGGAAGAAATCCGGAAAAAGAAAGTAGCCTGGGAGGATGCCGAGCGCTTGTCCGACCAGCAGGAACGTCCGTTTAACCGCTACCCGGACTACGTATTCGCCGGTTTTTGGATTCGGTTCTTTGCATATCTCGTCGATTTGCTTGTCATACAGGCTTTGGTGGGGATCCTGATCAAACCGATCTTCGCTTTGGGTGGCGTCAGTATGCAAGGGAACGATCCCTTAACCTTGTACGGATTTATTCAGTTGCTGCTATTTGTCGGGTATTTCATACTGATGACGAAATATACGAACGGCCAAACACTAGGGAAGATGATCTTCGGCATCCGCGTTGTCTGCTTCAAGGAAGAAAAACTCAGTTGGCAGACTATCCTGATCCGCGAGGGCGTTGGCCGCTATATCGGCAAAATCGTGGCTGTGATTTATCTTGTCGCTGCCTTCCAAAACAAGAAACAACATCCGATCGATATGCTTTGCGATACTTCGGTCGTGACGGAAAACAGCATCAGGGCTTTACAGGAAAGTTACTAG
- the sppA gene encoding signal peptide peptidase SppA, with protein MNKKRWIAVAIALVLFVASLGSQVLSTRLADQTEDSLSQLTGNLIPGTSLQESVLESGDASNRIAVLHIEGTIQSGAGSMLTDGSSYDHDLFLEQLKAIEEDDTIKGIFLIVDSPGGGVYESAEAHDKLYRIAAEKELPVYASMQGTAASGGYYISAGADKIYATAETTTGSIGVIMQAIEYSGLLEKLGIEYNTIKSGSLKDIGSPDRDMTEEERALLQAYVDEAYQRFVTVVSTGRDMPEEEVRAVANGMIYSGTQAQALGLVDEIAYTDDALKAMKVAYDLEDAEVFDYTSTPGLFSDFSWLFAQAAAKLTSQNNQTLSELQLLRDTFGTTAAPRLLYLYGGE; from the coding sequence ATGAACAAAAAGAGATGGATTGCGGTGGCAATCGCGCTTGTGCTTTTCGTGGCATCACTCGGCTCGCAAGTTCTGTCGACCCGGTTGGCTGACCAAACAGAAGATTCACTAAGCCAGCTTACCGGCAATCTGATACCAGGAACGAGTCTGCAGGAAAGCGTTCTGGAAAGCGGCGATGCCAGCAATCGGATCGCAGTTCTGCATATCGAAGGAACCATCCAATCAGGGGCAGGGAGTATGCTGACGGACGGTTCCAGCTATGATCACGACCTTTTTCTGGAGCAATTGAAAGCCATCGAAGAAGATGACACGATCAAAGGGATTTTCCTGATAGTGGATAGCCCGGGCGGCGGGGTATATGAAAGTGCGGAAGCGCACGATAAGTTGTACCGTATAGCTGCTGAGAAGGAACTTCCTGTCTATGCTTCGATGCAAGGAACTGCCGCAAGCGGAGGCTACTACATTTCCGCTGGTGCGGACAAAATTTATGCTACAGCTGAAACGACTACCGGTTCGATCGGTGTCATCATGCAGGCAATCGAATACTCCGGCCTTCTTGAAAAATTGGGTATCGAATACAATACGATCAAGTCAGGCAGCCTCAAGGACATCGGGTCGCCGGACCGGGATATGACGGAAGAAGAGCGTGCGTTGCTTCAGGCTTATGTCGATGAGGCCTATCAGCGTTTCGTCACTGTTGTTTCTACGGGAAGGGATATGCCTGAAGAAGAAGTCCGCGCAGTAGCGAATGGCATGATTTATTCTGGAACCCAAGCTCAAGCGCTTGGGTTGGTGGATGAGATAGCCTACACAGATGATGCGTTAAAAGCGATGAAAGTAGCTTATGACCTCGAGGATGCTGAAGTTTTCGACTATACTTCGACACCTGGATTGTTTTCCGATTTTTCTTGGTTGTTTGCTCAGGCGGCTGCCAAACTGACGAGCCAGAACAACCAGACGCTTTCTGAACTGCAACTGCTCCGTGACACTTTTGGGACAACCGCCGCTCCGAGATTGCTTTATCTCTACGGAGGTGAGTGA
- a CDS encoding AI-2E family transporter, giving the protein MERAPRRGTKSGNRLSWFERWFLNNKFVTVLLITLLILLIVFVFSKISYLLGPIGSFFSVIGFPLIMAGIFYYMLNPLVTLMEKRGIKRFVGTWIAFVLVLLMMIWGFAILIPIIRDQTIGIVREFPAYWQALESMTIELVNYDWFTSLQDQINEINSDIFNTVSAKLNEVLSNTVSGLGSVVGLLTNAFVGIITMPIILYYLLKEGDKLPLTFLQFFPTNLRESIGELLKKINTQISQYVRGQITVAFFVGLMFVIGYAIIGMKFGIVLGILAGFLNIIPYMGSFIAMVPAVIVAIVDSPLMLAKVLLVFSIEQFIEGRVISPQVLGSNLEVHPVTIIFVLLTAGKLFGLTGFILGIPGYAVLKVLFMHIFDWYKEISGLYLDEPEIEEEPEEDYAQE; this is encoded by the coding sequence ATGGAAAGAGCTCCGCGTAGAGGAACGAAATCCGGGAATCGGCTGTCGTGGTTCGAAAGATGGTTTCTGAACAACAAGTTCGTGACTGTCCTGTTGATCACTTTACTGATTCTCCTGATCGTTTTCGTATTTTCAAAAATTTCCTATCTTTTGGGTCCGATAGGCAGCTTCTTCAGTGTCATCGGTTTTCCGCTGATAATGGCGGGCATTTTTTATTACATGCTGAATCCGTTGGTTACGCTGATGGAGAAGCGGGGCATCAAGCGTTTTGTCGGGACGTGGATCGCTTTCGTGCTGGTGTTGCTGATGATGATCTGGGGATTTGCGATCCTGATTCCGATCATCCGCGACCAGACGATAGGCATTGTCCGTGAATTTCCGGCTTATTGGCAGGCGCTCGAGAGCATGACGATTGAATTGGTCAATTATGATTGGTTCACCTCCCTGCAGGATCAGATCAACGAAATCAATTCGGACATCTTCAACACCGTTTCCGCGAAATTGAATGAAGTCCTGTCGAACACGGTCAGCGGCCTGGGCAGTGTCGTTGGATTGTTGACGAATGCGTTTGTGGGAATCATCACGATGCCGATCATTTTGTATTATCTTCTGAAAGAAGGAGATAAGTTGCCGCTCACTTTTCTGCAATTCTTTCCCACAAATCTGCGGGAATCGATCGGAGAACTGCTGAAAAAAATCAACACGCAGATTAGTCAATATGTGCGCGGTCAGATAACGGTCGCCTTCTTTGTCGGGCTGATGTTCGTCATCGGCTATGCCATCATCGGAATGAAATTCGGCATCGTCCTGGGGATACTCGCAGGCTTCCTGAACATCATCCCGTACATGGGTTCCTTTATTGCGATGGTGCCCGCGGTGATTGTTGCGATAGTGGATTCTCCGCTGATGTTGGCAAAAGTGCTGCTTGTTTTCTCGATCGAGCAATTCATCGAGGGGCGCGTCATTTCTCCGCAGGTACTCGGCAGCAATCTCGAAGTCCATCCGGTCACAATCATTTTCGTATTGCTTACGGCAGGAAAACTGTTCGGTCTGACCGGATTCATCTTGGGTATTCCCGGTTATGCTGTCCTTAAAGTGCTGTTCATGCATATTTTCGATTGGTACAAAGAGATTTCCGGGTTGTATTTGGATGAACCGGAAATCGAGGAAGAACCGGAAGAGGATTATGCTCAAGAATAA
- a CDS encoding PTS glucitol/sorbitol transporter subunit IIA, whose product MQSKVIQIGEKAIDIKEPMIILFDDSATPTLQEVSVIHRFVEPQEWFELEDGDRILFDDQEYRISYVGTHVLKNLQSIGHTTMIFKNWDDERLETSIYLTPYILPTITDGTTITYKKKD is encoded by the coding sequence ATGCAAAGCAAAGTAATTCAAATTGGAGAAAAAGCGATAGATATAAAGGAACCGATGATCATCCTGTTCGATGACAGCGCAACGCCAACATTGCAGGAGGTTTCCGTCATCCATCGTTTTGTGGAGCCCCAGGAATGGTTCGAACTGGAAGACGGTGACCGGATTTTGTTTGACGATCAGGAATACCGCATATCCTATGTCGGTACGCATGTCCTGAAAAATCTGCAGTCGATCGGCCATACAACTATGATCTTCAAAAACTGGGATGATGAACGCTTGGAAACGAGCATCTATTTGACCCCTTACATTTTGCCGACAATAACGGACGGCACTACAATTACTTATAAGAAGAAAGATTGA
- a CDS encoding lactonase family protein, whose amino-acid sequence MEQVLYLGSYTKRESKGVHQIILDTDKKELRDYRLIAEVDSPTYLDLSADKETLYAISKTDEGGGVTSFKKNENGTYDKVSEISAEGSAPCYIYFDEEKKLIFTANYHGGYLTVYKENADGSFTMTDRAQHEGSSIHENQTIPHVHYSALSPDKKFLLSCDLGTDEVYTYTVSAEGKLAEVARYKATPGTGPRHLVFHPNGKVAYMFGELSSDVEVLAYDAAAGTFSLLQVITTIPEEHTGFNGGAAIRISADGKFLYASNRGHDSLVVYAVSEDGETLSLVEYVPTEGNIPRDFNLDPSGQFVIVAHQDSDNLTLFERDAETGKLTLLQKDVYAPECVCVFY is encoded by the coding sequence ATGGAACAAGTTTTATATCTTGGCTCTTACACGAAAAGAGAAAGCAAAGGGGTTCATCAAATCATTTTGGACACCGATAAAAAAGAATTGCGTGATTATCGCTTGATTGCGGAAGTCGACAGCCCTACTTACCTGGACTTATCTGCGGACAAAGAAACGCTGTACGCAATTTCCAAAACGGACGAAGGCGGCGGTGTCACTTCTTTCAAGAAAAATGAAAACGGAACCTATGACAAGGTGTCCGAAATTTCTGCTGAAGGATCTGCGCCTTGCTATATCTACTTCGATGAAGAAAAAAAATTGATCTTCACTGCCAATTATCACGGCGGTTATTTGACTGTGTACAAAGAGAACGCTGACGGCTCATTCACGATGACCGACCGTGCGCAACATGAAGGTTCAAGCATCCATGAAAACCAAACCATCCCGCATGTGCACTACAGCGCACTTTCCCCTGACAAAAAATTCTTGCTTTCATGTGATTTGGGAACCGATGAGGTATACACCTACACAGTTTCCGCTGAAGGCAAACTGGCGGAAGTTGCCCGCTATAAAGCGACTCCTGGCACTGGCCCGCGTCATTTGGTTTTCCATCCGAACGGTAAAGTGGCTTACATGTTCGGTGAATTGAGCAGCGATGTCGAAGTGTTGGCTTATGATGCAGCAGCGGGTACTTTCTCATTATTGCAAGTCATCACGACTATCCCTGAAGAGCATACAGGGTTCAACGGCGGCGCGGCCATCCGCATTTCCGCAGACGGCAAATTCTTGTACGCTTCCAACCGTGGACATGATTCATTGGTTGTCTATGCTGTATCCGAAGACGGCGAAACATTGTCATTAGTGGAATATGTCCCTACCGAAGGAAACATCCCGCGTGACTTCAACTTGGATCCGAGCGGTCAATTCGTGATCGTGGCCCATCAGGATTCCGATAACCTGACTTTGTTCGAACGCGATGCAGAAACCGGCAAATTGACGTTGCTGCAAAAAGACGTCTACGCGCCAGAGTGCGTTTGCGTCTTCTACTAA
- a CDS encoding VOC family protein translates to MISGFHHLTAITKDAEKNKIFYTDTLGLRLVKQTVNQDNLTDPHLFYGDYKGTPGTILTFFELPRVGQRHEEDSYIHEVLLKIPQGSLSFWRNRLTAGAVRLIGNDEASCTFLDPDDMKISLVEMPEMIAPDQATRHSDVPAEYQIIGIQGIHYTVSDLEKTEAFFRDVLGMKVTNHIAHPTPFPDEESRLIQSTSLKPTRLGKGAIDHIAYSVPERKVLDLILDKAKDSQITVEKIIDRGYFQSLYLREPSGLRIEIATEHPGFTLDEPLEKLGESFALPDFLETKRKAIEDTILNRKE, encoded by the coding sequence ATGATTTCCGGTTTTCACCATCTCACCGCCATCACCAAAGATGCGGAGAAGAACAAGATTTTTTACACCGATACCCTAGGGTTGCGTCTCGTCAAACAGACGGTCAATCAAGATAATTTGACAGATCCCCACCTTTTTTATGGGGACTACAAGGGGACCCCTGGTACGATATTGACCTTTTTCGAGTTGCCGAGAGTCGGCCAACGTCACGAAGAAGACAGCTACATCCATGAAGTGCTGCTGAAGATACCTCAAGGCAGTCTGTCGTTCTGGAGAAACCGCCTTACCGCGGGAGCCGTTCGTTTGATTGGAAACGATGAAGCTAGCTGCACTTTTCTGGATCCGGATGACATGAAAATCAGCTTAGTCGAAATGCCCGAAATGATTGCGCCTGATCAGGCTACGCGCCATAGCGACGTGCCCGCCGAATACCAAATCATCGGAATCCAAGGCATCCACTACACTGTGTCCGACCTGGAAAAAACGGAAGCCTTTTTCCGCGATGTGCTGGGCATGAAGGTGACAAATCATATAGCCCATCCGACCCCTTTCCCGGATGAGGAAAGTCGTTTGATCCAGTCCACTAGCCTGAAGCCTACCCGTCTCGGCAAAGGAGCCATCGACCACATCGCCTACAGCGTACCTGAACGCAAAGTCCTAGATTTGATTCTGGATAAGGCAAAAGACAGTCAGATCACCGTTGAAAAAATCATCGACCGCGGTTATTTCCAAAGCCTTTATCTGCGCGAACCGAGCGGATTGCGCATCGAAATAGCGACTGAGCACCCAGGCTTCACGCTCGACGAACCGCTGGAAAAACTCGGGGAATCTTTTGCCCTCCCTGATTTCCTGGAAACAAAACGAAAAGCGATCGAAGACACCATCCTGAACAGAAAGGAGTGA